Proteins co-encoded in one Bacteroidota bacterium genomic window:
- a CDS encoding MGMT family protein yields MRKNSSNDLFHIIYEVVRHIPKGRVTSYGAIGKYLGSGKSARMVGWAMNAAGSQKKYVPAHRVVNRNGELTGKQHFGHPKLMQKLLEKEGIKVKNDKVVNFEKLFWDPAMELKL; encoded by the coding sequence ATGAGAAAAAATTCATCAAACGACCTCTTCCATATCATTTATGAAGTGGTGAGGCATATCCCAAAGGGAAGAGTTACTTCTTATGGAGCCATTGGGAAATATCTTGGCTCAGGAAAATCGGCAAGAATGGTGGGATGGGCAATGAATGCTGCAGGTTCACAGAAGAAATATGTTCCCGCACATCGGGTTGTGAACAGAAACGGGGAACTGACAGGCAAGCAACACTTCGGTCATCCAAAACTCATGCAAAAACTTTTGGAGAAGGAAGGAATTAAAGTAAAGAATGATAAAGTAGTGAACTTTGAGAAATTGTTTTGGGATCCGGCAATGGAACTAAAATTGTAG